The following proteins are encoded in a genomic region of Triticum dicoccoides isolate Atlit2015 ecotype Zavitan chromosome 1B, WEW_v2.0, whole genome shotgun sequence:
- the LOC119321588 gene encoding 4'-phosphopantetheinyl transferase HetI-like — translation MRHHHHLLRCRAMPLLPSPPRTLRVSGSLVHHRLVRCRGLPIPPRTPGVSGGRLFASLPLPPPLRSPREVHIWYLCPDELKNQSQLNMYEELLSPSEREYADSMKATMLRKDAVLSRALLRTTLSRYTGYKIDPRSFEFKKNKFGKPEVLWPHDDSTAEQPLHFNISHTTSLIACGIAINARIGIDIEEKKRNTTKNISSLARRYFTPSEVNYLSEVSDSDAQRKEFLKLWTLKEAYVKALGMGFSGAPFSTFSIMLNTSKGIRISKALNDSRTGCDHLSENWLFTLAELNSSHYMSVCIEDSSRSQGPEDSPAPVGLKVWKTVPFVEDTLVSGTEAVKLIA, via the exons atgcgccaccaccaccacctcctccgttGCCGCGCGATGCCTCTCCTGCCGTCGCCGCCGAGGACGCTGCGGGTTTCGGGAAGCCTTGTGCACCACCGCCTCGTCCGATGCCGTGGGTTGCCTATCCCGCCGAGGACGCCGGGGGTCTCGGGCGGGCGCCTGTTCGCCTCCCTCCCGCTCCCGCCGCCTCTCCGGTCCCCAAG AGAGGTGCATATTTGGTATCTTTGTCCCGATGAGCTGAAAAATCAGTCCCAACTGAACATGTATGAAGAACTCCTGTCTCCTTCTGAAAGAGAGTATGCTGACTCTATGAAAGCAACAATGTTGCGGAAAGATGCTGTTTTGTCCCGTGCATTGTTGCGCACCACCCTCTCAAGAT ATACAGGTTATAAAATTGATCCGAGGTCATTTGAGTTTAAGAAGAACAAATTTGGCAAACCTGAG GTATTGTGGCCACATGATGATAGCACTGCAGAGCAACCTTTGCATTTCAACATTTCACACACAACTTCTTTGATTGCCTGTGGTATTGCCATTAATGCTCGT ATTGGCATTGATATTGAAGAGAAGAAGCGAAATACAACCAAGAATATTTCATCTCTTGCTCGCCGTTACTTCACCCCTTCTGAAGTTAATTATCTATCTGAGGTTTCAGATTCAGATGCTCAGCGAAAGGAATTCCTGAAACTATGGACTCTTAAA GAAGCATATGTAAAAGCTCTTGGAATGGGTTTCTCAGGTGCTCCATTCAGTACGTTTTCAATCATGCTGAATACAAGTAAGGGAATTCGGATTTCTAAG GCATTGAATGATTCCAGGACTGGCTGTGACCATCTGTCTGAGAACTGGCTGTTTACACTCGCGGAGCTAAATAGTTCTCACTACATGTCAGTTTGTATAGAGGACAGCTCCAGAAGTCAAG GCCCTGAAGACAGCCCAGCAccagtaggattgaaagtatggaaGACCGTACCATTTGTCGAAGATACACTCGTCTCTGGAACAGAAGCTGTAAAACTTATTGCCTGA